A single window of Tissierellales bacterium DNA harbors:
- a CDS encoding response regulator transcription factor, producing MIRVLVADDEANITDSIAYALKREGYDVECAYDGEETLKKITKFCPHILVLDLMMPVYDGYEVCRRIDPDTNMGILMLTAKNDLMDKVVGLELGADDYVTKPFDLVELLARIRSLVRRLKKASGILDNVEMDSCDENNYKENEDQKSCNVDIKLLERLVYVDGEAVEFKPKEFDLLVFLAENNGRVFSREQILESVWDMDYLGGTRTIDIHIQRIRKKLGDYAVNICTVPRVGYKAVDFEGVFS from the coding sequence ATGATTAGGGTTTTAGTTGCAGATGATGAAGCTAATATCACAGATTCTATAGCATATGCACTTAAAAGAGAAGGATATGATGTAGAGTGTGCATATGATGGCGAAGAAACGCTGAAAAAAATAACAAAGTTTTGTCCACATATATTAGTTTTGGATTTGATGATGCCGGTTTACGATGGCTATGAGGTTTGCAGGAGAATAGATCCAGATACTAATATGGGTATACTTATGCTTACTGCAAAGAATGACTTGATGGACAAGGTTGTAGGACTTGAGCTTGGGGCTGACGACTATGTGACAAAACCCTTTGATTTAGTAGAACTTCTAGCTAGGATTAGATCGCTTGTTAGAAGATTAAAAAAAGCATCAGGCATTTTGGATAACGTAGAAATGGATAGTTGTGATGAGAATAATTATAAAGAAAATGAAGATCAAAAATCTTGCAATGTGGATATAAAACTGCTTGAACGGCTAGTGTATGTCGATGGAGAAGCGGTTGAATTCAAGCCAAAAGAATTTGATTTACTTGTGTTTTTAGCTGAAAATAATGGAAGAGTATTTTCGAGAGAGCAGATACTAGAATCGGTTTGGGATATGGATTATCTAGGTGGTACTAGAACTATAGATATTCACATTCAGAGGATAAGAAAGAAACTTGGCGATTATGCTGTAAACATATGCACTGTGCCTAGAGTTGGATATAAAGCAGTTGATTTTGAAGGGGTATTTTCATGA